One Pecten maximus chromosome 16, xPecMax1.1, whole genome shotgun sequence DNA window includes the following coding sequences:
- the LOC117345430 gene encoding myogenesis-regulating glycosidase-like yields MADKSQACGGRRVIILVVIVLILVCVAVGMVIWATTRKTNDTDDKSGKSSWIFGKAELQRNGKSFDFFYDQPTKLQGQFGVNQSLGIPQDCSQSAHVDLCLDWERDRKLEIEYTQTGNVSCYYIRWTAQMCPGQILKDCYDIGDNHWYGGYEDYHQYWPLERTNRNTSAYAPTDTFIDEIGDVVDRYFISTGGIGIFIEKDVPLYISINETRDKKICLTSTYNELYPYVNIEGKLPSLKYHVCHAENVRNIHDYMSNRFHSKPSDIPDRQLFKYPIWSTWAQYHTDINQTTTLQFADDILKNDLPHSQIEIDDNWTPRYGDMTFDQIKFPDAKRMIKDLTDMGFRVTIWIHPFFNIDSENFKIGASKEYLLRQVGSRLPALVSWWRGQAAAVLDVSNAEAVDWFLQFLSQLQTEYNISSFKFDGGNGNTIPKVFSFQNNDSNPNVYAELWARLAYWSDTTVRHQEVRVGASTQDLPIFVRVLDLTSSWDRNNGLEKLIPVAMTFGLLGYPYVLPDMIGGNGYIGVPDRELYIRWLQANTFLPAMQFSIGPWLFDEAVVNMTRDYINLHANYSDVIVSLAQEATRTGAPIIRPLWWVAPDDPTAQTIDSEFLLGNDILVAPVLKKGARHRDIYLVEGQWLDMLRGSVLQPGWIRNYSADLHELPFFVRLNASLTSN; encoded by the coding sequence ATGGCAGACAAAAGTCAAGCATGTGGCGGACGTCGAGTCATCATCCTCGTCGTTATTGTGCTGATTCTTGTGTGTGTGGCAGTCGGAATGGTCATCTGGGCAACAACTAGGAAAACAAACGACACGGACGATAAATCTGGAAAATCGTCATGGATATTCGGTAAAGCAGAACTTCAGAGAAATGGTAAATCATTTGATTTCTTTTATGATCAACCTACAAAGCTCCAGGGACAATTTGGCGTCAATCAGTCACTCGGAATACCTCAGGATTGTTCACAATCTGCACACGTTGATTTATGTCTCGATTGGGAGAGAGACCGGAAGCTTGAAATAGAATATACCCAGACAGGAAATGTCTCTTGTTACTATATTCGATGGACTGCGCAAATGTGTCCAGGTCAGATTTTAAAAGATTGTTATGATATCGGCGATAATCATTGGTATGGAGGCTACGAAGACTACCATCAATACTGGCCTCTCGAAAGAACaaatcggaacacctcggcaTATGCCCCTACAGACACATTTATAGATGAAATCGGAGACGTCGTTGACAGATACTTTATTTCGACAGGCGGTATAGGAATATTTATCGAGAAGGACGTTCCTTTGTATATCAGCATTAATGAAACTCGTGACAAGAAAATTTGTCTGACATCAACCTATAATGAGTTGTACCCATACGTTAACATAGAAGGAAAACTGCCGTCACTTAAATATCACGTTTGTCATGCTGAAAATGTTCGTAACATACACGATTACATGTCAAACAGGTTCCATAGCAAGCCTTCGGATATACCAGATAGACAACTCTTCAAGTACCCCATCTGGTCCACATGGGCTCAGTACCACACGGACATTAACCAAACCACTACTTTACAGTTCGCTGACGATATCCTCAAAAATGATTTGCCTCATTCACAGATAGAAATCGACGATAACTGGACTCCAAGATACGGCGATATGACCTTTGACCAAATAAAATTTCCGGACGCGAAGCGCATGATCAAAGACCTCACAGACATGGGTTTTCGGGTTACGATATGGATTCATCCATTCTTTAATATAGACTCCGAAAATTTCAAGATAGGAGCATCAAAGGAATATCTGCTTCGTCAGGTCGGAAGTCGACTACCGGCGTTAGTATCGTGGTGGCGAGGACAGGCAGCTGCTGTTTTAGATGTATCGAATGCTGAGGCTGTTGATTGGTTCCTCCAGTTTCTCTCTCAACTTCAAACAGAGTACAATATTAGTTCATTTAAATTTGACGGCGGTAATGGTAACACAATTCCAAaggtattttcttttcaaaacaaTGACAGCAATCCCAATGTATATGCCGAACTGTGGGCCCGTCTAGCGTATTGGTCCGACACAACAGTTCGGCATCAAGAGGTACGTGTTGGAGCAAGTACGCAGGACCTGCCAATATTTGTCAGGGTATTAGACCTGACGTCATCATGGGATCGGAACAACGGCCTGGAAAAACTTATCCCGGTCGCCATGACATTCGGCCTTCTTGGATATCCATATGTTCTGCCGGATATGATTGGCGGGAATGGATACATTGGAGTTCCGGACCGCGAGCTGTACATCCGATGGCTACAGGCCAACACATTTCTTCCCGCCATGCAATTTTCGATAGGTCCTTGGCTTTTCGACGAGGCAGTTGTCAACATGACACGTGACTATATTAACTTACATGCAAACTATTCTGATGTTATTGTCAGTCTTGCGCAAGAAGCAACACGAACAGGTGCGCCAATCATCAGGCCGTTATGGTGGGTGGCACCAGACGACCCCACCGCACAGACAATAGACTCGGAGTTTCTACTAGGGAATGATATTCTTGTCGCACCTGTCCTGAAGAAAGGGGCTCGACATAGGGATATCTATCTGGTAGAGGGACAATGGCTGGATATGCTTAGAGGTTCGGTTCTGCAGCCCGGTTGGATAAGAAACTACTCTGCCGACCTTCACGAACTGCCGTTCTTTGTTAGGCTTAACGCTTCACTTACAAGTAATTAA
- the LOC117314580 gene encoding uncharacterized protein LOC117314580, with the protein MPVLYKILEVLLRKHLKEITDPIQSRLQRGFTANASPLRCALLVQEALLAAKARKQDLFIAFLDAKSAFDVVPHNSLNRKLINSGVNGALWLLLRDLHQEASSCIKWDGVTSDPFSVLQGVRQGGVLSTELYKTFINDLLERLNNSGLGTKVGHLRIPAPTCADEVALIAESKEELAILINMAVDYSNREHYVLQPTKSVVMQVASSDTKELVPHHNFEINGTAMPIVKQTSHMGILRASRNQNQIAIAENIRKGRQAAYALMGPGLHGRNGLESHTACHLIRTFVLPIILYTGSPTTFFQPTASIREISKENSKASTLSSNQHLHCCCVHAYRISFSRSRDLQENSLSLRQYHEAARLFGVRHCIQVHLYSTE; encoded by the coding sequence ATGCCTGTTCTATACAAGATCCTTGAAGTTTTGCTTCGAAAACATCTGAAGGAAATAACAGACCCCATCCAAAGTAGACTACAAAGAGGCTTCACTGCAAACGCGTCTCCTCTACGCTGTGCTCTCCTGGTGCAAGAAGCTCTACTCGCGGCCAAGGCCAGGAAACAAGATTTATTCATTGCCTTTCTTGATGCCAAGTCTGCCTTCGATGTCGTTCCTCACAACAGCTTGAACAGAAAACTGATCAATTCAGGAGTGAACGGCGCATTGTGGCTCTTGCTAAGAGATCTGCATCAAGAAGCCTCCTCATGCATAAAATGGGATGGTGTTACCTCTGACCCGTTCTCGGTCCTCCAAGGTGTAAGGCAAGGGGGAGTACTCAGTACGGAACTCTATAAGACCTTCATAAATGATCTCCTTGAAAGGCTAAACAACTCGGGACTAGGAACCAAGGTAGGACATCTCAGAATACCTGCGCCCACTTGTGCAGATGAGGTTGCCCTCATCGCAGAATCAAAAGAGGAACTGGCAATACTCATCAACATGGCAGTTGACTACAGCAATAGGGAGCACTACGTACTTCAACCAACAAAAAGCGTAGTGATGCAGGTTGCCAGCTCGGACACAAAAGAACTTGTCCCACACCACAACTTCGAAATAAATGGCACAGCGATGCCGATTGTCAAGCAAACATCACATATGGGCATTCTTAGAGCGTCAAGAAACCAAAACCAAATAGCTATCGCTGAGAACATCAGGAAAGGAAGACAAGCAGCCTATGCGTTGATGGGACCTGGGCTTCATGGCAGGAATGGCCTTGAATCTCATACAGCCTGCCACCTAATAAGAACATTTGTCCTCCCTATAATCCTATATACTGGAAGTCCTACAACCTTCTTCCAACCAACTGCTTCCATTCGAGAGATTTCAAAGGAAAATTCTAAAGCAAGTACTCTCTCTTCCAATCAGCACCTCCACTGCTGCTGTGTACACGCTTACAGGATTTCTTTCAGCAGAAGCAGAGATTTACAAGAGAATTCTCTCTCTCTTCGGCAGTATCATGAGGCAGCCAGGCTCTTTGGAGTACGACATTGCATCCAGGTACATTTGTACTCAACAGAATGA
- the LOC117345431 gene encoding sodium- and chloride-dependent taurine transporter-like, which yields MAKEGRGNWNNWYEFIFSCIGLTVGLGNIWRFPYICYKNGGGAFLIPYFIFLFVIGLPEVFLQFTYAQYSNLGPGKIWECCPLFRGIGYGMITLTWLIGIYYGVIIAWTLYYFGMSFSATLPWATCDNPWNTPSCYIRGANSALNETVNRTMNGTVTTALTIVTNGTNVTARTPPEEFWERHVLELTDSIEDLGSIRWQLVLCLLATSITVFLCLAKGIKSSGKVMYVAATVPYLFLLTLLIRGLFLPGALDGLKFYLIPRWERLLDFNVWVDAAVQTFFSASIGMGALIGLASFNKFSNNHYRDALIVPVLDAVTSMFAGCTIFVTLGYMANQAGVDIEKVVEQGPGIAFMVYPEALSTLPLPQLWSVLFFIMLFTVGLDSQIVHIQLVAVGLMDRFKIFRDHETLTMAFLNLLSFIIGLIFVTQGGMYVLQLVDWYVASISTMFLAFLEVTALAYFYGVNRLYKDIEMMLGYKPCPGWKAFWLVITPLMVLVLWLVSVSQHKAVSYGKSTYPDWSIGIGWVIAIAPLIPIPISAIWTICEGQGSIIDRLRDAVKPTTLWKPAEDCRDEWQCQRQTLTADIVMQPI from the exons ATGGCGAAGGAAGGACGTGGTAACTGGAATAACTGGTATGAATTCATATTTTCCTGTATCGGTCTGACCGTCGGATTGGGAAATATATGGAGGTTTCCATACATCTGTTATAAAAATGGAGGAG GAGCTTTCCTGATTCCTTACTTTATCTTCCTGTTCGTCATCGGTCTTCCGGAAGTGTTCCTGCAGTTCACGTATGCGCAGTACTCCAACTTGGGACCCGGAAAAATATGGGAATGTTGTCCGCTATTCAGAG GTATCGGCTATGGGATGATAACCCTTACTTGGCTGATCGGGATTTACTATGGTGTAATCATTGCATGGACGCTGTATTACTTCGGGATGTCCTTCTCTGCCACCCTTCCCTGGGCCACGTGCGATAACCCCTGGAACACGCCCTCTTGCTACATCAGAGGGGCTAACTCGGCCCTTAACGAAACAGTTAACAGAACAATGAACGGAACCGTCACTACAGCCCTGACTATTGTTACTAACGGAACAAACGTCACAGCGAGAACACCACCTGAGGAATTTTGGGA ACGTCACGTATTGGAATTGACAGACAGCATTGAAGATTTGGGTTCAATCCGCTGGCAATTGGTGTTATGTCTGTTAGCAACATCCATCACAGTCTTCCTTTGTCTGGCCAAAGGCATTAAATCTTCTGGCAAG GTGATGTACGTAGCGGCCACGGTTCCATACCTGTTCCTGTTGACCCTGCTCATCAGAGGTCTGTTTCTGCCGGGAGCGTTGGACGGACTCAAGTTTTATCTTATACCCAGATGGGAGCGTCTATTGGATTTTAAT GTTTGGGTTGATGCTGCTGTTCAGACATTTTTCTCCGCCAGTATTGGAATGGGAGCCCTTATCGGTTTGGCAAGTTTCAACAAATTCAGCAATAATCATTATAG GGACGCCCTGATAGTGCCAGTGCTGGATGCCGTGACCAGTATGTTCGCTGGCTGTACTATATTTGTCACCCTGGGTTACATGGCTAACCAAGCTGGCGTGGACATAGAGAAAGTCGTGGAACAAG GTCCGGGTATTGCGTTCATGGTTTACCCTGAGGCATTGTCTACACTTCCGCTTCCTCAATTGTGGTCTGTCCTCTTCTTCATCATGTTATTTACTGTCGGTCTTGACAGCCAG attgtacatatacaactaGTGGCGGTGGGTTTAATGGACAGATTTAAGATATTCAGGGACCACGAGACACTCACCATGGCCTTCCTTAACCTCCTCTCCTTCATCATCGGCCTCATCTTTGTTACACAG GGTGGTATGTACGTACTACAGCTGGTAGATTGGTATGTGGCCAGTATATCTACCATGTTCCTCGCCTTCCTGGAGGTTACCGCATTAGCTTACTTCTACG GTGTTAATCGGTTATATAAAGACATAGAGATGATGCTGGGTTACAAACCATGTCCAGGATGGAAGGCCTTCTGGTTGGTGATTACTCCATTAATGGTCTTG GTGTTGTGGCTTGTCAGTGTTTCTCAACATAAAGCAGTTTCCTATGGCAAAAGCACTTACCCTGATTGGTCAATAGGTATTGGATGGGTAATCGCTATTGCCCCCCTTATCCCCATACCGATCAGCGCCATCTGGACGATTTGTGAAGGACAAGGCTCGATAATCGAT cGGTTACGTGATGCTGTGAAACCAACGACTCTATGGAAACCTGCTGAAGACTGCCGAGATGAATGGCAATGCCAGAGGCAGACGCTAACTGCTGATATCGTCATGCAGCCGATATGA